In one window of Pseudodesulfovibrio sp. JC047 DNA:
- a CDS encoding magnetosome protein MamC: protein MTQSNSTPSFARAAFGAALVGAIIGGTSAAAHGIRQVKNGTATTEDVARTVAREAGTTAVAAGTAGAVVGTFSLSPLVSSLGIVAVATGVKYAMDSLIGSPTPAIAQAEHNHAPLQTDQTASKTPPKKTPSKKTPAKKAAPKKKTTKKVTAKKTTTSKKTASKKASTPTTTGTPTKTAEKK from the coding sequence ATGACACAAAGTAATTCCACCCCGTCCTTTGCCAGAGCCGCATTTGGTGCCGCTCTGGTCGGAGCGATTATCGGCGGCACTTCGGCTGCCGCACACGGCATCAGGCAAGTCAAAAACGGCACGGCCACGACAGAGGATGTCGCCCGAACCGTGGCCCGAGAAGCAGGCACCACCGCCGTGGCTGCGGGAACCGCTGGTGCAGTCGTCGGCACCTTCAGCCTCAGCCCGCTCGTTTCCTCCCTCGGCATTGTGGCGGTGGCCACCGGCGTCAAATACGCCATGGATTCCCTGATCGGTTCACCGACTCCGGCAATCGCTCAGGCCGAGCATAACCACGCTCCCCTGCAAACGGACCAGACCGCATCAAAGACCCCACCCAAGAAAACTCCGTCAAAAAAGACACCGGCCAAAAAAGCCGCTCCCAAGAAAAAGACGACAAAAAAGGTGACGGCCAAAAAGACCACCACCTCGAAAAAGACTGCATCGAAAAAGGCATCGACACCCACGACAACTGGCACCCCCACCAAAACCGCTGAAAAGAAATAG
- a CDS encoding YtxH domain-containing protein — translation MSDSINHPQPGESSTEGAYSRDPQNPTYYFQDSNQYGTVNAAPTAQYSTQTAAQTAPVPTDSSMASWVNFTSTDYLKGLALGAGVALVVTNPTVQKTVVSGAVKMWAALQGGVEELKEQVQDAKAEISQQD, via the coding sequence ATGAGCGACTCCATCAACCATCCACAGCCAGGCGAATCATCCACCGAAGGCGCCTATTCCCGGGACCCGCAAAATCCGACGTATTACTTTCAGGACAGCAATCAGTATGGGACGGTCAACGCCGCACCCACTGCCCAGTACTCGACACAAACCGCCGCGCAAACAGCACCGGTCCCCACGGATTCCTCCATGGCCTCGTGGGTCAACTTCACCAGCACCGACTATCTCAAAGGCCTTGCCCTTGGCGCAGGTGTGGCACTTGTTGTCACCAACCCCACCGTGCAAAAAACCGTTGTTTCCGGCGCGGTCAAGATGTGGGCGGCCCTTCAGGGAGGCGTCGAGGAATTGAAGGAACAAGTGCAGGACGCCAAAGCGGAAATCAGTCAACAGGATTAA